A window of the bacterium genome harbors these coding sequences:
- a CDS encoding HDIG domain-containing protein encodes MSQSDARVILHSTLASPDSPFAFEELDRRGILTVAIPELEAARDCVQNEFHHKPVLAHTLEAMAHLEMLLRNVDAAVASIPFPENIVSPYYARIRESLAAPIGGSDSHIVLRLAMLLHDIDKPATSEKKANGRITFYGHDVRGAQTARAISHRLGLSESAADAVALLVRHHLRLGFLERDAGSDLRLVRRFIRALGSLVPHEILLSLADRLASRGKAVTQEQIDAHFKIAARVLAEYYEPAPVIPPLLSGDEIMTALGIPEGPEVGRLQNAVEEARARREIRTKRAAIALIRKLTNK; translated from the coding sequence ATGAGCCAATCCGATGCCCGCGTAATCCTGCATTCCACGCTCGCCTCTCCCGACTCGCCGTTCGCGTTCGAGGAGCTCGACCGGCGCGGGATACTCACCGTAGCGATCCCGGAGCTCGAAGCGGCGCGCGATTGCGTGCAGAACGAGTTCCACCACAAGCCCGTGCTCGCACACACACTGGAAGCGATGGCGCATCTTGAAATGCTGTTGCGAAATGTGGACGCGGCGGTTGCTTCGATTCCCTTTCCTGAAAACATCGTATCGCCGTATTACGCGCGCATCAGGGAATCGCTGGCCGCGCCGATCGGCGGCTCGGATTCGCACATCGTCCTGCGGCTCGCGATGCTTTTGCATGATATTGACAAACCCGCGACGAGCGAAAAAAAGGCAAACGGTCGGATAACGTTTTACGGCCACGACGTGCGCGGCGCACAAACCGCGCGCGCGATTTCGCATCGCCTCGGATTGTCTGAATCCGCGGCGGACGCGGTCGCTCTTCTCGTCCGTCATCACCTGCGCCTCGGATTTCTCGAACGCGACGCGGGTTCGGATCTGCGTCTCGTCCGCCGTTTCATCCGCGCATTGGGATCGCTTGTTCCTCATGAAATTTTGCTCTCGCTCGCGGACAGGCTGGCGTCGCGCGGAAAAGCGGTCACGCAGGAGCAGATCGACGCGCATTTCAAAATCGCGGCGCGCGTGCTTGCGGAATATTACGAGCCGGCGCCGGTGATCCCGCCTCTTCTTTCGGGCGACGAAATAATGACCGCGCTCGGTATTCCCGAAGGCCCGGAAGTGGGCAGGCTGCAGAATGCGGTCGAGGAAGCGCGCGCCCGCCGCGAAATCCGCACGAAACGCGCGGCAATCGCGCTGATTAGGAAATTGACAAATAAATAA
- a CDS encoding GAF domain-containing protein, with translation MSGTGESEGRLKQELQAIRNRLSGLESDADVHAAAVARGLRANAILRINRAVHRISESGCPMAEFLRRACDAITSGGIFESASVWLLDGRGELLGRASAPEGAPAPETEDFAEAAGQMESGTDAAGAPEWPGIASGRDVSVARGKGGAITIRATVEYGDSIRGLLTLRTNDPNAGGDEEIGLVRDLAGEIAEAVHMFGVVREREAAFQGLVESERQKRLMMEQSIFGIGIHEIILDDDGEPCDYRFLYLNPAFETLTGVSPEWAVGKTVKEVIPGIENEWIQKYGKVALTGEPISFVNYSSQLKRWYEVSAFSQGPGLFTVVFADVTERERALAAEKRLMRAYRVLSECNQRLVRESDPVALKQAFCDVIVEFGGYKLAMVGLREYDENKTIRIVAHAGLPAKFVESLDLTWGEGPKGEGPSATAIKTGKPFISHDLPNDTRIAPWRDIIEEFGLRALTALPLKSNGNLIGSLSIGAGEPDAFDDSEIALLKELAGDLAYGINMLRIRKEREEADFRYRMLFETSVSGFQLHEVLYDENGKPYDTQIIDVNPAFERILGLPREKAVGRRVTEIYPDAPANWFDVFADVAITGEPKYVENYWPPLDRWYHLLVFTPMPGHIAFNFVDITDKKRAEQAKERLLRAYRVLSLCNQQLVHETDSLSLKREFCRIIVEEGGYRLAWVGLKRDDANKTVQPVAWSGVEEGYLSKARISWADDEYGRGPTGTAIRTGRTQIARIEESPDYSPWRELALSRGYKSSIAIPLEWGGCVIGALNIYAAEPDAFDDEEVALLSELGKDLTYGIHSLRAHAEKAIAEERFAKLFESMTDGFALHKIIADENGRPVDSEFVDVNRAFETLTGLRREDVVGRRFTEVFPKSLPGWIERCGKVAQTGESDRFEEYSEALGKWFDFTIYRPEPGHYAVILADVSERKRAEDEKAKLSEQLRQSQKLESVGLLAGGIAHDFNNLLTPIMGYADLALSELAPDNQLYQDLEEIKRAGERAAALVAQLLAFSRKQVLEVKVLDIDVIVNECTRMLSRLIGENIELRVFPGADGARIKADVNQIHQILINLAANSRDAIEGNGTIIVETAVKHLDDEYAKSHAEVTPGEYVMLSFHDTGKGMDKEQIDRIFEPFYTTKELGKGTGLGLATVYGIVKQHGGHIWVYSEPGRGTTFKVYFPRVYESMEAFAPCLGDIKSVKGAETVLVVEDSDIVRSLAVEILKKNGYTVLEAGHPDAAIEIAKSHRGPIDLLLTDTILPKMDGRQLYGEISKARPSIKVLYTSGYSQNVIAHSGVLEQNVAFLPKPYSVTTLLGKVRLVLDT, from the coding sequence TTGAGCGGCACTGGGGAGAGCGAAGGCAGGCTCAAGCAGGAGCTTCAGGCGATCAGAAACAGGCTTTCCGGCCTGGAGTCCGACGCGGATGTCCACGCGGCCGCCGTCGCGCGCGGGCTGCGCGCTAACGCCATACTGCGGATCAACCGCGCCGTCCACAGAATTTCCGAGTCGGGCTGTCCGATGGCGGAATTCCTGCGCCGAGCCTGCGATGCGATCACGTCCGGCGGGATTTTCGAATCGGCGTCGGTCTGGCTGCTTGACGGGCGGGGCGAGCTGTTGGGCCGGGCAAGCGCCCCCGAAGGCGCGCCCGCCCCCGAAACGGAGGATTTCGCCGAAGCCGCGGGGCAAATGGAATCCGGCACAGACGCCGCGGGCGCGCCGGAATGGCCGGGCATTGCGTCCGGGCGGGACGTTTCGGTGGCGCGCGGAAAAGGCGGCGCGATTACGATCAGGGCGACGGTCGAATACGGCGATTCAATCCGCGGGCTTCTGACGCTGCGAACCAACGATCCGAACGCTGGCGGAGACGAGGAAATCGGGCTCGTGCGCGACCTCGCCGGCGAAATCGCCGAAGCCGTTCACATGTTCGGCGTCGTGCGCGAACGGGAGGCCGCCTTCCAGGGGCTCGTCGAAAGCGAACGGCAGAAACGCCTAATGATGGAGCAAAGCATATTCGGAATCGGCATTCACGAGATAATTCTGGATGACGACGGCGAACCATGCGACTACAGATTTCTCTATTTGAATCCCGCATTCGAAACTTTGACCGGGGTCAGCCCCGAATGGGCTGTAGGGAAAACGGTAAAAGAAGTAATCCCCGGCATCGAAAACGAGTGGATCCAAAAATACGGAAAGGTTGCATTGACCGGAGAGCCGATCAGCTTCGTCAATTACTCCAGCCAGCTGAAGCGCTGGTACGAGGTGTCCGCGTTCAGCCAGGGTCCCGGCCTATTCACTGTGGTATTCGCGGACGTGACCGAGCGCGAAAGAGCGCTGGCTGCTGAAAAGAGGCTTATGCGCGCGTACCGCGTGTTGTCGGAATGCAACCAGCGGCTCGTGCGGGAGAGCGATCCCGTGGCGCTCAAACAGGCGTTCTGCGACGTAATAGTCGAATTTGGAGGATACAAGCTGGCAATGGTCGGCCTGCGCGAGTACGACGAAAACAAAACGATTCGCATCGTCGCACACGCGGGACTGCCCGCCAAATTCGTCGAATCTCTGGATCTCACCTGGGGGGAAGGTCCCAAGGGCGAAGGTCCATCGGCGACTGCGATTAAAACCGGGAAGCCGTTTATTTCGCACGATTTGCCGAACGACACGCGAATCGCGCCTTGGCGCGATATCATCGAGGAGTTTGGGCTGCGCGCCTTGACTGCTCTTCCGCTCAAATCGAACGGCAACTTGATCGGTTCGTTGTCAATCGGTGCCGGCGAGCCGGACGCGTTCGACGATTCAGAGATCGCGCTTCTGAAGGAACTTGCCGGCGATCTCGCCTACGGAATAAACATGCTTCGCATACGCAAAGAGCGCGAGGAAGCGGACTTCCGCTATCGGATGCTTTTCGAAACGAGCGTAAGCGGATTTCAGCTTCACGAAGTACTTTACGACGAGAACGGCAAGCCCTACGACACGCAGATTATTGATGTGAATCCCGCGTTCGAGCGGATATTGGGATTGCCGCGCGAAAAGGCCGTGGGAAGGCGGGTTACGGAAATATATCCCGACGCGCCCGCGAACTGGTTCGACGTTTTCGCCGATGTTGCGATAACCGGCGAGCCGAAGTACGTCGAGAACTACTGGCCGCCGCTCGACCGCTGGTACCACCTGCTGGTTTTCACTCCTATGCCCGGGCATATAGCTTTTAATTTCGTCGACATCACCGACAAAAAGCGGGCCGAGCAGGCGAAGGAAAGGCTTTTGCGCGCGTACCGCGTCCTCTCGCTTTGCAACCAGCAGCTGGTCCACGAAACCGACTCGTTGTCGCTCAAGCGGGAATTTTGCAGGATAATAGTGGAGGAAGGGGGTTACAGGCTCGCTTGGGTGGGGCTGAAGCGCGACGACGCGAATAAAACCGTCCAGCCGGTAGCTTGGAGCGGCGTCGAGGAGGGCTATCTTTCTAAGGCGCGGATTTCGTGGGCGGACGACGAGTACGGCCGCGGCCCGACGGGCACAGCAATCCGCACCGGGCGGACTCAGATCGCGCGAATCGAAGAGAGTCCGGACTATTCGCCGTGGAGAGAACTCGCGCTCTCGCGCGGGTACAAATCCTCCATCGCGATTCCGCTCGAATGGGGGGGCTGTGTAATCGGCGCGCTCAATATCTACGCGGCCGAGCCGGACGCCTTCGACGACGAGGAGGTCGCGCTCTTGAGCGAACTGGGCAAGGATTTGACGTACGGCATACACTCGCTTCGCGCCCACGCGGAAAAGGCGATTGCAGAGGAGCGTTTTGCAAAGCTGTTCGAATCGATGACGGACGGCTTCGCGCTTCATAAAATCATCGCCGATGAAAACGGCCGGCCGGTGGATTCCGAATTCGTGGACGTCAACCGCGCGTTCGAAACACTCACCGGGTTGCGCCGCGAGGATGTCGTCGGCAGGCGGTTCACCGAAGTATTTCCAAAGTCGCTCCCCGGCTGGATCGAGCGATGCGGAAAGGTTGCGCAAACCGGCGAATCCGACCGGTTCGAGGAATATTCGGAAGCGCTGGGCAAGTGGTTCGACTTCACGATTTACCGTCCGGAGCCGGGGCACTACGCCGTAATCCTTGCCGACGTTTCGGAGCGCAAGCGGGCGGAGGATGAAAAGGCGAAGCTTTCCGAGCAGCTTCGGCAGTCGCAAAAACTGGAATCCGTAGGGCTGCTTGCGGGCGGCATCGCCCACGATTTCAACAACCTGCTCACTCCGATAATGGGATACGCCGACCTCGCTCTTTCGGAGCTTGCACCGGATAACCAGCTTTATCAGGACCTGGAGGAGATCAAACGCGCGGGCGAGCGCGCGGCCGCGCTGGTTGCGCAGCTCCTGGCGTTTTCACGCAAGCAGGTTCTCGAAGTGAAGGTGCTGGACATCGACGTGATAGTCAACGAATGCACAAGAATGCTGTCGAGGCTGATCGGCGAAAACATCGAGCTTCGCGTCTTTCCGGGCGCCGATGGAGCGCGGATAAAAGCGGACGTGAACCAAATTCACCAGATACTTATAAATCTCGCGGCGAATTCGCGCGATGCAATCGAGGGCAACGGAACGATAATCGTCGAAACTGCGGTGAAGCATCTGGACGACGAGTACGCGAAATCCCATGCCGAAGTGACACCAGGCGAGTACGTGATGCTGTCGTTCCACGACACGGGGAAAGGGATGGACAAGGAGCAGATCGACCGCATATTCGAGCCGTTCTATACTACGAAGGAATTGGGAAAGGGTACCGGCCTGGGGCTTGCGACGGTGTACGGCATCGTCAAGCAGCACGGGGGGCACATCTGGGTGTACAGCGAGCCGGGGCGGGGCACGACGTTCAAGGTGTACTTCCCGCGGGTGTACGAATCTATGGAAGCTTTCGCGCCATGCCTGGGCGATATCAAATCGGTGAAAGGAGCGGAGACTGTTTTGGTGGTGGAGGATTCGGATATCGTCCGCAGCCTTGCGGTGGAAATACTCAAGAAGAACGGATACACCGTGCTCGAGGCCGGCCATCCCGACGCGGCGATCGAAATCGCGAAGTCGCATCGCGGGCCGATTGATTTGCTGCTTACCGACACGATCCTGCCCAAGATGGACGGACGACAGCTGTATGGCGAAATTTCTAAGGCTCGTCCGTCGATCAAGGTGTTGTATACGTCAGGTTATTCCCAAAATGTAATCGCGCATTCCGGCGTGCTGGAGCAGAACGTCGCGTTCCTGCCCAAGCCGTACAGCGTAACGACGCTTCTGGGGAAAGTCAGGCTGGTGCTGGATACTTAG
- a CDS encoding ADP-ribosylglycohydrolase family protein, with the protein MPDLRDRYTGCFLGLAAGDALGAPVEFFSARQIRARYGAGGIREMDTWGGFDAGCWTDDTQMSLATARGILAAHERGIDRGIYHPPSMVYEEYKNWLASLADPANDRFPGRTCVGALRTGKMGQVDEPLNESKGCGGVMRVAPAGLAYPPEDAWRYAAAFAAITHGHPSAILPSAFLAALIAHIEGGEGLEAAIGKCRGMLSGCDGHEETSAIVELAVTAAGMPGIPAGVSGEPDSVFLSNEIAGIGEGWTGEEALAIALFCALRFQDSFEDAVAAAANHGGDSDSTASICGAIMGTLLGARAIPERWLGKLEKRDEIDKMGDTFYRVFALGQAAFAPVP; encoded by the coding sequence GTGCCCGACCTTCGCGACAGATACACCGGATGCTTCCTCGGACTAGCCGCGGGCGACGCGCTGGGCGCGCCCGTCGAGTTTTTCAGCGCGCGCCAGATCCGCGCGCGCTACGGAGCCGGCGGAATCCGCGAAATGGACACGTGGGGCGGATTCGATGCGGGCTGCTGGACGGACGACACACAGATGTCGCTTGCGACCGCGCGCGGGATACTCGCCGCGCACGAGCGCGGAATCGACCGCGGGATTTACCATCCGCCCTCTATGGTGTACGAGGAGTACAAAAATTGGCTCGCGAGCTTGGCCGATCCGGCGAACGACAGATTCCCCGGCCGCACCTGCGTAGGCGCGCTTCGCACCGGCAAAATGGGACAGGTTGACGAGCCGCTGAACGAAAGCAAGGGATGCGGCGGGGTGATGCGCGTCGCGCCCGCGGGGCTGGCTTACCCGCCGGAAGACGCGTGGCGGTACGCGGCCGCGTTCGCGGCTATCACCCACGGACATCCGAGCGCGATCCTCCCGTCGGCGTTTTTGGCGGCGCTGATCGCGCACATCGAGGGGGGGGAGGGGCTGGAAGCGGCGATCGGCAAATGCCGCGGGATGCTTTCGGGATGCGACGGGCATGAGGAAACGAGCGCGATTGTGGAGCTGGCGGTGACGGCGGCGGGAATGCCGGGGATACCAGCCGGAGTTTCAGGCGAACCGGATTCTGTTTTCCTGTCCAATGAAATCGCCGGAATAGGAGAAGGCTGGACGGGGGAGGAAGCGCTTGCGATCGCGCTTTTCTGCGCGCTGCGGTTTCAGGACAGCTTCGAGGACGCGGTAGCCGCGGCCGCGAATCACGGCGGCGACAGCGACTCGACCGCATCCATCTGCGGCGCGATCATGGGAACGCTTCTGGGCGCGCGCGCGATTCCGGAAAGGTGGCTTGGAAAGCTCGAAAAGCGGGACGAGATAGATAAAATGGGAGACACGTTCTACCGCGTGTTCGCGCTGGGGCAAGCCGCGTTCGCTCCCGTGCCATAA
- a CDS encoding HEAT repeat domain-containing protein — translation MIRRRFAFASVVFLVAAALFPLPAAALFPLPAAAQDSGQATPSAQSPDAASALGYFPPSYTPEELAALDRALAAVNMNREDLRFKKDYTKGYECLPVVLRLMDDPLLIAPVMDGFADWSKPGKRPHPYSEMAQAVKALEDMRSQPMVPPSPTGRNLPMEFINGVRKIETTDDLAALLEAFAAYPMTYGVEGAEFDLLRYKLPYQMAWHDVFKSPFDAAKGKDWDAALEDRPADYLYKLASKIDIVMFAINHEYVFGYPQDWLELIPADAFPKAAPAIYETKAGRIAIGTAGDDTYTGNFAALIDPGGNDHYVNCIIGAAYGAPETGIGMGQIGFFADLGGNDFYDCGETNITLGAAVLGIAAFYDLGGGNDRYVAGSCTLGAAVGGVATFYDDGGSDTYESKVYTQGAAGFGIGIMVDDSVEPAPDIPTDVETPDPVAIADFDNDYYFAWTNAQAFARTKAVALCVNTRGNEVYHAGGVYLHAPLFADRYQSFSQGFAIGERDIDYAGGIAMLIDYAGNDRYLGDIYNQGVGYWYSAGFLWDGAGNDVYEMTQYGQGSGIHLAIGGLIDGGGHDTYVMHSGLGQGGSHDFAASVLMDRGGDDHYMGLTSCNGTGLTNSVGLFFDRSGNDIYAGRRDGYMNGGRPDRGTASIGVFVDLGGADDYLGKMKDDGAWSNTSFGTGIDIAPPPAKDAEPQSGPNVVSGQAPIPEVCNYKGEITQEVFDELWEISIRWEVGDNRYIVPEARKRLIEFGSSVLPYIEKVMDNDASGLAIRAFDDVLGRILETDRAGVLEVIRRNAQSTNEKRKLISLVVINDLKLTELADEVVKYLDDPDPAFVRRAAGVLGTLGSHAGDERLFAMAALDRDEAMIRAAITALVQLKTDCWPQLRALLDYPKLTVREAAVNLLVANYDFFGAQMKKDLVDIARSARAPEDLPPLSLRAVRSLLAAFARIDAQPDEAMIYTVSLLLDDTDWGVRADAARLAMRWKSEYGLNSEVRDALEPLVKKLGAMRLKESEPYVKFILENG, via the coding sequence ATGATCCGCCGCCGTTTTGCATTCGCTTCGGTTGTCTTTCTGGTTGCCGCCGCGCTTTTCCCGCTTCCCGCCGCCGCGCTTTTCCCGCTTCCCGCCGCCGCGCAGGATTCCGGCCAAGCAACGCCGTCCGCTCAGTCGCCCGACGCCGCGTCCGCCTTGGGGTATTTTCCGCCAAGCTACACGCCGGAGGAGCTTGCCGCGCTCGACCGGGCGCTCGCGGCAGTCAACATGAACCGCGAAGACCTGCGGTTCAAGAAGGACTACACGAAGGGGTACGAGTGCCTGCCCGTCGTCCTGCGGTTGATGGACGACCCGCTTCTCATAGCTCCCGTGATGGACGGATTCGCCGACTGGAGCAAGCCCGGCAAGCGTCCGCATCCGTATTCGGAAATGGCTCAGGCCGTGAAGGCGCTTGAAGATATGCGCTCGCAGCCGATGGTTCCCCCCAGCCCGACTGGCAGGAACCTGCCGATGGAGTTTATAAACGGCGTCCGCAAAATTGAAACGACTGACGACCTCGCGGCGCTTCTGGAGGCGTTCGCCGCTTACCCGATGACTTACGGCGTGGAAGGCGCGGAGTTCGACCTGCTTCGGTACAAGCTGCCCTACCAGATGGCATGGCACGACGTGTTCAAGTCGCCGTTCGACGCGGCGAAGGGCAAGGACTGGGACGCGGCGCTCGAGGACAGGCCCGCGGATTACCTTTACAAGCTCGCGTCGAAAATCGACATCGTAATGTTCGCGATAAACCACGAGTACGTTTTCGGATACCCGCAGGACTGGCTTGAGCTGATTCCCGCGGACGCGTTTCCGAAAGCCGCGCCCGCGATTTACGAAACGAAAGCGGGACGGATCGCAATCGGAACCGCCGGAGACGACACGTACACCGGCAATTTCGCGGCGCTGATAGATCCCGGCGGAAACGACCATTACGTAAACTGCATCATCGGAGCTGCGTACGGCGCGCCCGAAACCGGCATCGGAATGGGGCAGATCGGCTTCTTCGCCGATCTCGGCGGAAACGACTTCTACGACTGCGGAGAAACGAACATCACGCTCGGCGCGGCGGTGCTTGGAATAGCCGCGTTCTACGATCTCGGAGGAGGGAACGACCGCTACGTGGCGGGAAGCTGCACGCTCGGCGCCGCGGTGGGGGGGGTCGCGACGTTCTACGACGACGGCGGAAGCGATACGTACGAAAGCAAGGTGTACACCCAGGGCGCGGCGGGATTCGGAATCGGAATCATGGTGGACGATTCGGTCGAGCCCGCGCCGGACATCCCGACGGACGTCGAGACGCCGGATCCGGTCGCGATCGCGGACTTCGACAACGATTATTACTTCGCCTGGACGAACGCGCAGGCGTTCGCGCGCACGAAGGCCGTCGCGCTCTGTGTGAACACGCGCGGAAACGAGGTTTACCATGCCGGGGGTGTGTACCTGCACGCGCCGCTCTTCGCGGATCGCTATCAATCCTTCAGCCAGGGATTCGCGATCGGCGAGCGCGACATAGACTACGCGGGCGGTATCGCGATGCTCATTGATTACGCGGGAAACGACCGGTATCTCGGCGACATATACAACCAAGGAGTCGGCTACTGGTACAGCGCGGGATTCCTGTGGGACGGCGCGGGCAACGATGTGTACGAAATGACGCAGTACGGTCAGGGCAGCGGCATCCACCTGGCGATAGGCGGATTGATCGACGGGGGGGGGCATGACACCTACGTAATGCACAGCGGGCTGGGACAGGGCGGAAGCCACGACTTTGCGGCGAGCGTGCTGATGGATCGCGGCGGGGATGACCACTATATGGGCCTGACCTCATGCAACGGAACCGGGCTCACGAACAGCGTCGGGCTGTTTTTCGACAGGAGCGGAAACGATATATACGCCGGAAGGCGCGACGGATACATGAACGGCGGGCGCCCGGACCGCGGCACGGCCAGCATCGGGGTGTTCGTGGATCTCGGCGGCGCCGACGATTACCTCGGCAAGATGAAAGACGACGGCGCGTGGTCGAACACGAGCTTCGGCACAGGCATTGATATTGCTCCCCCCCCCGCTAAGGATGCGGAGCCGCAGAGCGGCCCTAACGTGGTCTCCGGCCAGGCGCCGATCCCCGAAGTGTGCAATTACAAGGGCGAAATCACGCAGGAAGTTTTCGACGAGCTATGGGAAATATCAATCCGGTGGGAGGTGGGCGATAACCGCTACATCGTTCCCGAGGCGCGCAAGCGGCTGATCGAGTTCGGAAGCTCGGTGCTGCCGTATATCGAGAAGGTGATGGACAACGACGCGTCGGGGCTTGCCATCCGCGCGTTCGACGACGTGCTGGGCAGGATTTTGGAGACGGACAGGGCGGGCGTGCTCGAAGTCATCCGCCGCAACGCGCAATCAACCAATGAAAAGCGCAAGCTCATCTCGCTTGTCGTAATAAACGACCTCAAGCTGACCGAGTTGGCGGACGAGGTTGTGAAATATCTCGACGATCCCGACCCGGCCTTCGTCCGGCGCGCGGCCGGCGTCCTCGGCACGCTGGGCAGCCACGCCGGCGACGAGCGGCTTTTCGCGATGGCCGCGCTCGACCGGGACGAGGCGATGATCCGCGCCGCGATAACCGCGCTGGTGCAGCTCAAAACCGACTGCTGGCCGCAGCTCCGCGCGCTCCTCGATTATCCGAAGCTGACCGTCCGGGAGGCGGCGGTCAACCTCCTCGTCGCCAATTACGATTTCTTCGGCGCGCAGATGAAAAAGGATCTTGTTGACATCGCCCGCTCCGCGCGCGCGCCCGAAGACCTGCCGCCGCTTTCCTTGCGCGCCGTGCGCTCGCTCTTGGCCGCGTTCGCGCGTATCGATGCGCAGCCCGACGAAGCGATGATTTACACGGTCTCGCTGCTCCTTGACGATACGGACTGGGGCGTGCGCGCGGACGCGGCGCGGCTGGCGATGCGCTGGAAGTCCGAGTACGGCCTGAATTCGGAAGTCCGTGACGCGCTGGAGCCGCTTGTGAAAAAGCTGGGCGCGATGCGGCTGAAAGAGTCCGAGCCGTACGTGAAATTCATTCTCGAAAACGGGTAG
- a CDS encoding TetR/AcrR family transcriptional regulator: MNDRSHSILVGGGGSLAEERLLTDARRGQIARAALEIITAGGVEALSMASVAERCGIVPSAIYRHFRGRDEMVAAAVDHVVSRARANVREAVTSSGGALDALERLLYKQLELVDELVAIPRILFAAGGGPAGNPAFRKKLRRMLSGLLGELEKLIRRGQEAGEIRRDVNPGVAARMYWGLLPTATILTIHFGRDFARGEFSREAWKVVRRSLEA, from the coding sequence GTGAATGACCGTTCACATTCCATTTTGGTGGGCGGCGGAGGAAGCTTGGCCGAGGAAAGGCTCTTGACGGACGCGCGGCGCGGCCAGATCGCCCGCGCGGCGCTCGAGATCATCACGGCGGGCGGCGTCGAGGCGCTCAGCATGGCGTCCGTCGCCGAGCGTTGCGGCATCGTGCCCTCGGCGATTTACCGCCACTTCCGCGGGCGCGACGAGATGGTCGCCGCGGCGGTTGACCACGTCGTCTCGCGCGCGCGCGCGAACGTCCGCGAGGCGGTAACGTCTTCCGGCGGCGCGCTGGACGCGCTGGAGCGGCTTTTGTACAAGCAGCTCGAACTCGTGGACGAGCTTGTGGCGATCCCGCGGATTCTATTCGCCGCGGGCGGCGGGCCTGCGGGCAATCCCGCATTCCGCAAGAAGCTGCGCCGGATGCTGTCCGGGCTTCTGGGCGAGCTTGAAAAGCTCATCCGCCGCGGCCAGGAGGCGGGCGAGATAAGGCGCGACGTCAACCCCGGCGTCGCGGCGCGTATGTACTGGGGGCTTCTTCCTACGGCGACGATTCTCACGATCCACTTCGGCCGTGACTTCGCGCGGGGCGAGTTTTCCCGCGAGGCGTGGAAGGTGGTGAGGAGGTCGCTCGAGGCGTGA
- a CDS encoding 50S ribosome-binding GTPase encodes MTQRPSRKEVFPPEIARYIDLAAYVLDARAPSACLWLDDKLAGRECFVLSRADLADPRATAKWLAYFAAHGYPAFALDSIKGEGVEEFMRHLTEVFAAKAKERARRGIQKTTLRIVALGIPNTGKSTFLNAIIGRRRMRTGNRPGITRGHQWVRVMDGVDLLDTPGIIRETAHFKRVRATWLALNLLPMDETLLEPAVSGIIAALPPRARTKFEKLYGMEMPWEDEAEAIAVKVAAIKRLYLGKGVPDLSRSYRLILRDFQQGKLGRISLETPASNPVASPVFAAR; translated from the coding sequence GTGACCCAGCGTCCGAGCCGTAAGGAAGTTTTCCCGCCCGAAATCGCCAGATACATAGACCTCGCGGCGTACGTGCTTGACGCGCGCGCGCCTTCCGCGTGCCTGTGGCTGGACGACAAGCTCGCCGGCCGGGAATGCTTCGTTCTTTCCCGCGCCGACCTTGCGGACCCGCGCGCGACCGCCAAATGGCTCGCGTATTTCGCGGCGCACGGCTATCCCGCGTTCGCGCTTGATTCGATAAAGGGCGAGGGCGTCGAGGAATTCATGCGGCATTTGACGGAGGTTTTCGCGGCCAAGGCGAAGGAGCGCGCCCGCCGCGGCATTCAAAAAACGACGCTGCGCATAGTCGCGCTGGGAATTCCCAATACCGGAAAAAGCACGTTCCTGAACGCGATAATCGGCCGACGCCGGATGCGCACGGGCAACCGGCCGGGAATCACACGCGGCCACCAGTGGGTGCGCGTGATGGACGGCGTGGATTTGCTCGACACGCCTGGGATAATCCGGGAGACCGCGCACTTCAAGCGCGTGCGGGCGACATGGCTTGCGCTCAACCTTTTGCCGATGGACGAGACGCTGCTCGAACCCGCGGTATCCGGAATTATAGCCGCGCTCCCCCCCCGCGCCAGGACGAAGTTCGAGAAGCTGTACGGGATGGAGATGCCGTGGGAGGACGAGGCGGAGGCGATCGCGGTAAAAGTCGCTGCGATCAAGCGCCTGTACCTGGGTAAAGGCGTCCCCGACCTGTCCCGGTCCTACCGCCTGATTTTGCGGGACTTCCAGCAGGGCAAGCTTGGAAGGATATCGCTCGAAACGCCGGCGTCGAATCCGGTGGCAAGCCCGGTGTTTGCTGCAAGATAA